TTTGTACGACCTGCAGTACAGTCCACATCCCGAAGAAGTGCGGATCCAGCCGTAATGCGCACCATGCAAAAAAAACCTGAAGCCCCGTGGCTCCAGGTTTTTTCCATCTTTGACCCTGTCAACGTCTCAGTTCAAATTCAGCTTGGCTTTCACCGTGACATTGGCTTCTTGTTTATACTCTTTTGTCCACAAAATCTCTCGGGTCAGCGTATGAAGCATCTCGACCTTGACGTAGATGGCCACCCTGTAGGTTTGGCTATGGCCCGACGTGGTTTTCAGGTTTTTGACCACCCTGTTTTGCAGCCCGCCTTTGATCGAAATTCCTTTTCCACGGGCCAACTCCGCCAGCAGGTCCGTATTTTTATCCGCTTCGGCAATGGCATAGCTGGCCTGGCTCAGCCGCAAGCCTTCGCTCCCGGCGAAGCTGTAGCCAAGCAATACCTGAACCGCCCGATTTTCCAGTATCTCGTGGCCGTTATCCACCCGGATAAACACATAGGGAGACAAATCCTCGGGGATTACCCCGCCGCCTCCGCCGCCATTTCCTTTGTCAGGAAGCAGCAGCAGCGTCTTGACCGTGGTCGCTCCCGGAGCCTCGATCCCTTCCACCGGGGTGACTGCCTTGACCGTGACCAGGGTATCCAACAGCTTGCCGGCCACCCCCCGGTCGAAGGCAATCACGAATTCTCCCTGCATCTGCTCTCCCTTTTTCCCGATGGAAAACGGAGTCCACTCGCCTCGCACCCCTGCTTTGTAATACCATTGGGTCGTCTCTTTGACCGTCTCGGGGACTGGCTTGACGACGACTTTCACGTATTCATCCAGACGTTCTCCCGGCTCCAGGGTGAAATCGGGAGGGAGCAGGGCGGGACCCAGCGTTACTTCACGGATGACGATCTCATTGGGGTCCGGGGAGCCATCCGGCTGAACGTAATCACGGTCCTGGTTAAAGTCCTGAAACATCCCGACAATCACGGCCGTATTGCCCAATGGCTCAAGCGGGACTCCTGTCGCGGTCCGCCCTTGGTTAAACGGAATCCAGGGGGAGGCGGGGCTGGCATCCAGCAGGGGAACATCCAGCAGATAGGCAAACGTCACGCTGTCCAGCACGGGCGTGGTCGGCATGGCGGTCAACGTCCCCGTCAGACCGGCGAGGGAGCCATCCCGCTCCAGCTTGGCCGCAAAGGCCGTGACTGGATTAAACAGCAATGTCCGGCGCAGCGGCTCAGCGGCGATTTGATCGCGGTTTTGGGCCTCGGCGACGATCTCGGCCGGATTGACTCGGAGGACCTCGCCGACCTCGCCGCTCTCCCCGATCCGGGCCGCTGCTACCTCGAAGGTATAGGAGACTTTTTGCCGTCCATCGCCCAAGGAGACCGGCGCTGACGGGACCAGCGCGCCCGCAGGAAGCTCCACGCCATCTATCTTGACGACGGGTTTGATCGGGTAGGCTTCCGCAAAATCCGTGACCTCCAAGGTCAGCGTCGCTTTTTCCGCATAGGGCTGGCTCCAGCCGTTATCGGCGTACAAGCTGAGCGTCGGCTTGCTGCTCACCCTAATCGTGCTCGTCGCGGAAAACTGGCCATCCGGCGTGCTGACCGTGATGATAGCGGTCCCCGGCTTTATCCCCGTCACGATGCCGTGGGAGGAGACCGCCGCCACGCTGCTGTCGCTGGACGTCCAGATGACGCTTTGATCCGCCTGGGCGGGAGTGATCTTTACTTTCAGCCCCACTGTTTGCCCGACTTGGATCGATGCCTGTTCCGGGGATACGCTGATTCCGACAACCGGCGGAATATTCGTCTCCACCTGCAGCGTCAAATGATTGAAGCTGCGGCTGTTCTCCCTGTCTCCCTCCCGGTAGCGAAGCGTCGAGTCGGACAGCAGATAGGTCCCGGTCTCGGCAGGCTTGACGACGATGCCGAATGCGAGCGGGTCCGCCTTGTACCAGTCGCCGCTTCGGGTGAAGGTGATATCGGGCAGATTCAGCGTCAGCACACCGTTTTCCAGCCGTCTGCTCCAGTTCTTGTCGATGCTCTCGATCGGCACCTCCGGCGGGAGGAGCTCGGTCAGCGTGAGATCGGTGATCGTAAACGAATGGGGCGGGAAGGACCCGTATCCTTTAAAATTGGCCAGGACCCTGCCGCCTGCTTCCGTGATGACAAAAGAAGCAAATGCGTTCACGGTGATGCTGTCGCGGCCTTTCAGGTTGGCGTCCAACTGGCTCTTGTCCACGAGCGGGATCGTAATCTCGGTGATCCCGGCTTTGATCAAGTTTTTCAGCCCATTTACAATATCGGTTACTTTGGCGCTCGGCTCCGTAATGATCGACTGGTTGATGGAGACCGGGCCGTCGTAGCCGGCGATCATCATCTCGTTGAAATTCTTTTTCCCTCTGCCTTCAGGCGCGAGACCGCCGTTGTTGTCGTTCCCTTTTCCGCTGCCCGCTACTTTGCCCAGCTCTGTCTCCATGTCGTAGACTCTGCCGTACTCAAAGGGCTGATTGATCAGATAGAACGGGCGGATTCCGCTTACCCGGTCTGCCGGTCTCCCCGTCAATCCCTCCGCATGGAAAGGAGCGGGGGATACCGTATAGCGGATCTCCGACGTCTCCCCGAGCTTGATCGTCGACTTCGTCAGGGAGCGGGACAGCTCCAGTGAAGTGAGCGGCGTATAGACCGTCACCTCATACGTCCGTTTGGTTTTGCCGTCCTGCGCGGTCACCGCGATCGCCAGCTTGGTCGCCCCGGGCTTGACGGCGATCTCCTTTGGCGTGCCGCTGGCGTGCGCCGCTCCGTTCACGGTCATGCTGGCTTTGCTGTCCTCCAGCGTCGGCGTGATTGCGATGTGCGAGACGGCGCTGTTCAGATGCACCTCGTAGCTTGCCGTTTCCCGATCAAAGCCAGGCTCGAGCGGGAGCAAGCTCTCCGCTTTTACGGTCAAATTCTGCAGGTAGGCATTGTTGTTCGGCTGCGGGCCCAGCTGGAAGTCGAGAGTGGCCGTGCTTCCCGCTTCGAAGTTTTCGATCAGCTTCAGCTCCGGCATGTAGCCTTCCTTGGCCGCTTCCACGGAGACGAGACCGGCGGGCACATCCTGCAACAGGTACTCGCCCTTTTCATTTGTCGTCGCATTTACGATGCCTCCCGCTGACACCTTGGCTCCAGCCAGCGGCTTCGGCGGCGCCGAGGAATCCGTGACCCGCCCTTTCACGGCGCCTGTCTGCTTGTACTCCCCGAGATTGATCAACAGCTTGACGAAATCGATCGCACCCCCGTCTCCATAGGGGTTTTTCGTCGATCGGTCATCCAGCGATATCGTGAGGCTGCCGTCCTGCAGCAAGGGGAGATATTCATCCGGAATTTGCACGCTGATCAGCTTTCCGATCGGTCCATGCTGATTCAGAGAGTTGATGATCTTTTCCAGAAAAGGCGCACGGACGCCGTTCA
This sequence is a window from Brevibacillus composti. Protein-coding genes within it:
- a CDS encoding cadherin-like beta sandwich domain-containing protein, whose amino-acid sequence is MERRSTWRLLMLCLAVIICLTGFLNQGTSHAAMAAGTPVDRANDPLNGDWSKPYAVKYDTDEADLMVRVGDIDNFGKGWPENYDPFSGKSTAAPYPVIQREPDDPRGTDQLMVISSFLYPAFSSGLSEAERDKIADGYTRSNAYRKNANPVVPVTVTFDTKNTPIKGAILQLFINDYQPQKFPGRVKYTAELNGVRAPFLEKIINSLNQHGPIGKLISVQIPDEYLPLLQDGSLTISLDDRSTKNPYGDGGAIDFVKLLINLGEYKQTGAVKGRVTDSSAPPKPLAGAKVSAGGIVNATTNEKGEYLLQDVPAGLVSVEAAKEGYMPELKLIENFEAGSTATLDFQLGPQPNNNAYLQNLTVKAESLLPLEPGFDRETASYEVHLNSAVSHIAITPTLEDSKASMTVNGAAHASGTPKEIAVKPGATKLAIAVTAQDGKTKRTYEVTVYTPLTSLELSRSLTKSTIKLGETSEIRYTVSPAPFHAEGLTGRPADRVSGIRPFYLINQPFEYGRVYDMETELGKVAGSGKGNDNNGGLAPEGRGKKNFNEMMIAGYDGPVSINQSIITEPSAKVTDIVNGLKNLIKAGITEITIPLVDKSQLDANLKGRDSITVNAFASFVITEAGGRVLANFKGYGSFPPHSFTITDLTLTELLPPEVPIESIDKNWSRRLENGVLTLNLPDITFTRSGDWYKADPLAFGIVVKPAETGTYLLSDSTLRYREGDRENSRSFNHLTLQVETNIPPVVGISVSPEQASIQVGQTVGLKVKITPAQADQSVIWTSSDSSVAAVSSHGIVTGIKPGTAIITVSTPDGQFSATSTIRVSSKPTLSLYADNGWSQPYAEKATLTLEVTDFAEAYPIKPVVKIDGVELPAGALVPSAPVSLGDGRQKVSYTFEVAAARIGESGEVGEVLRVNPAEIVAEAQNRDQIAAEPLRRTLLFNPVTAFAAKLERDGSLAGLTGTLTAMPTTPVLDSVTFAYLLDVPLLDASPASPWIPFNQGRTATGVPLEPLGNTAVIVGMFQDFNQDRDYVQPDGSPDPNEIVIREVTLGPALLPPDFTLEPGERLDEYVKVVVKPVPETVKETTQWYYKAGVRGEWTPFSIGKKGEQMQGEFVIAFDRGVAGKLLDTLVTVKAVTPVEGIEAPGATTVKTLLLLPDKGNGGGGGGVIPEDLSPYVFIRVDNGHEILENRAVQVLLGYSFAGSEGLRLSQASYAIAEADKNTDLLAELARGKGISIKGGLQNRVVKNLKTTSGHSQTYRVAIYVKVEMLHTLTREILWTKEYKQEANVTVKAKLNLN